A genomic stretch from Georgenia muralis includes:
- a CDS encoding GOLPH3/VPS74 family protein has protein sequence MLLAEDLVLLLTDDKTGRPIVDQLRRDLVLSGAVVHQLTELGRLRVTGRDEELRPGRLVVADGSPTGDDLLDATLERLAGRKPEKPKNALGGIGKGLYQRLLEHLAARGILRLEVDRVLGLFPRTAWPAVDSTHEDGVRRGLSDVLVVGRTPTPHELTLIALLDAVGQVPAVLPGSDVSRRELRRRARAVAEDGGFAATAVRKALDDALAATTVVATSQ, from the coding sequence GTGCTGCTGGCTGAGGACCTGGTGCTCCTGCTCACCGACGACAAGACGGGAAGGCCGATCGTCGACCAGCTGCGCCGGGACCTCGTCCTCTCCGGTGCCGTCGTCCACCAGCTGACCGAGCTCGGCAGGCTCCGGGTCACGGGCCGTGACGAGGAGCTGCGCCCAGGACGGCTCGTCGTCGCCGATGGCTCGCCCACCGGGGACGACCTCCTCGACGCCACGCTCGAACGGCTCGCCGGCCGCAAGCCCGAGAAGCCGAAGAACGCGCTCGGCGGTATCGGCAAGGGTCTGTACCAGCGGCTCCTCGAGCACCTCGCCGCACGGGGGATCCTCCGGCTGGAGGTGGACAGGGTGCTCGGGCTGTTCCCGAGGACCGCGTGGCCGGCGGTCGACTCCACCCACGAGGACGGCGTGCGCCGCGGCCTCAGCGACGTCCTCGTCGTGGGCCGCACGCCGACCCCGCACGAGCTGACCCTCATCGCCCTCCTCGACGCCGTCGGGCAGGTCCCCGCCGTCCTGCCGGGCAGCGACGTGAGCAGGCGCGAGCTGCGCCGCCGGGCGCGGGCCGTCGCCGAGGACGGCGGCTTCGCCGCGACGGCGGTGCGGAAGGCGCTCGACGACGCGCTCGCCGCCACGACCGTCGTCGCCACCAGCCAGTAG
- a CDS encoding GDSL-type esterase/lipase family protein encodes MPRTLLRRTARLLAAGSAAVGLALAGASATAAKPLESAGPPQVDHVNLGDSYSAAFGTGGVAPTFLQTLDPEVAVPCLQGAGPDHVSELDRHPRVTLVVDAACGRATTQDMRTIVQTVPAVRAGLAEAELVSLTLGGNDVAWVETLLQCSAFADTADVSCDVLLGSAPIRVAGAAASAGQTITTIDGVTDGRIVVLGYPHLVEPTGLTLPNGVVLMTAERAVQINALTDALNAALEAAVESQGAAFVDVTDRFAGHGLGSADPWIALDVQNLGDPNNLHPTVDGYLEGYRPALMSEVSIGRLGR; translated from the coding sequence ATGCCCAGAACGCTCCTCCGCCGTACCGCCAGGCTCCTCGCGGCCGGATCGGCCGCCGTCGGGCTGGCACTCGCAGGTGCCTCGGCCACCGCCGCGAAGCCTCTGGAGTCGGCCGGCCCACCGCAGGTGGACCACGTCAACCTCGGCGACTCCTACTCGGCGGCGTTCGGGACCGGGGGAGTGGCCCCGACCTTCCTGCAGACCCTCGACCCCGAGGTAGCCGTTCCCTGCCTCCAGGGTGCGGGACCCGACCACGTCAGCGAGCTCGACCGCCACCCGCGCGTCACGCTGGTCGTGGACGCGGCCTGCGGGCGCGCGACCACGCAGGACATGCGCACGATCGTGCAGACCGTGCCGGCCGTCCGGGCTGGGCTCGCCGAGGCCGAGCTCGTCAGCCTGACCCTGGGCGGGAACGACGTCGCCTGGGTGGAGACGCTCCTCCAGTGCTCGGCGTTCGCGGATACCGCCGACGTGTCGTGCGACGTGCTGCTGGGCAGTGCCCCGATCCGCGTCGCCGGGGCGGCGGCGTCCGCAGGTCAGACGATCACGACGATCGACGGCGTGACCGACGGCAGGATCGTCGTCCTGGGATACCCCCACCTCGTCGAGCCGACCGGCCTCACCCTGCCGAACGGTGTGGTTCTCATGACGGCGGAGCGCGCCGTGCAGATCAACGCGCTCACCGATGCGCTCAACGCTGCGCTCGAGGCGGCGGTGGAGTCCCAGGGAGCGGCCTTCGTCGACGTCACCGACCGCTTCGCCGGCCACGGGCTCGGTTCGGCCGACCCGTGGATCGCGCTCGACGTGCAGAACCTCGGCGACCCGAACAACCTCCACCCGACGGTCGACGGGTATCTCGAGGGCTACCGTCCCGCGCTCATGAGCGAGGTGAGCATCGGCCGGCTCGGTCGCTGA
- a CDS encoding TIGR01777 family oxidoreductase: MAHIEHSTALPYPRERVFAWFERPGALVRLTPPFAGSVLSEPDDGLRDGSEARLAVGAPGVLGTGLGALAAALPLPSALPGWLRRGQVESTGRHDSYDPPRGFRVTTTGPFGRIVHEHRFVESDGGGTVLHESVDVVAPRESDLVAGTLVPTLRRVLEYRAVQLRDDLAFHAAHADAGPRTIAVAGASGLIGTQLCALLSVGGHRVLRLVRRPAETSDEISWDPAAGRLDPEALRDVDAVVNLAGRSIGGRFTAAAKDEILTSRAEGTLLIARALADLAGDGRRRAFVCASGIGYYGTDPHGDGDDAPLTEDSPSGAGFLALVCREWEGATEPAEKAGVRVVNVRTGLVQSPAEGSLSRLLPLFAVGLGGPLDREQWQSWISVDDVVSVYAHAVLTDDLAGPLNAVGPEPVRGAEYARTLGKVLRRPALVPVPSFGPRLVVGSEGAQELAYASQRVSSDRLEASGYTFRHRTLGAALRHVLP, encoded by the coding sequence GTGGCCCACATCGAGCACAGCACCGCGTTGCCCTACCCGCGCGAGCGGGTCTTCGCCTGGTTCGAGCGGCCAGGTGCCCTCGTCCGGCTGACGCCGCCCTTCGCCGGGTCCGTGCTCTCCGAGCCCGACGACGGGCTGCGTGACGGCTCCGAGGCCCGCCTCGCCGTCGGCGCGCCCGGTGTGCTGGGGACCGGGCTCGGCGCGCTGGCCGCGGCCCTGCCCCTGCCGTCGGCCCTGCCCGGGTGGCTGCGCCGGGGGCAGGTCGAGTCCACCGGCCGCCACGACTCCTACGACCCGCCGCGCGGCTTCCGCGTGACGACGACCGGTCCGTTCGGCCGGATCGTGCACGAGCACCGCTTCGTCGAGTCCGACGGCGGCGGGACGGTCCTCCACGAGAGCGTCGACGTCGTCGCGCCGCGGGAGAGCGACCTCGTCGCCGGGACGCTCGTGCCCACGCTGCGGCGGGTGCTGGAGTACCGCGCCGTCCAGCTGCGCGACGACCTCGCCTTCCACGCCGCCCACGCCGACGCCGGGCCCCGCACGATCGCCGTCGCCGGCGCGTCGGGGCTCATCGGCACGCAGCTGTGCGCGCTGCTCTCCGTCGGCGGGCACCGGGTGCTGCGCCTCGTGCGCCGCCCCGCGGAGACCTCCGACGAGATCAGCTGGGACCCCGCTGCGGGCCGGCTCGACCCGGAGGCCCTGAGAGACGTGGACGCCGTCGTCAACCTCGCCGGGCGCAGCATCGGCGGACGGTTCACGGCGGCCGCCAAGGACGAGATCCTCACCAGCCGCGCCGAGGGCACCCTGCTCATCGCGCGGGCTCTCGCAGACCTCGCGGGAGACGGTCGGCGACGCGCGTTCGTCTGCGCGTCGGGCATCGGGTACTACGGGACGGACCCGCACGGTGACGGCGACGACGCGCCCCTGACGGAGGACTCGCCGTCGGGCGCGGGGTTCCTCGCGCTGGTGTGCCGGGAGTGGGAAGGTGCCACCGAACCCGCGGAGAAGGCCGGCGTCCGCGTGGTCAACGTGCGCACCGGTCTGGTGCAGAGCCCGGCGGAGGGCTCGCTGTCGCGGCTGCTCCCGCTGTTCGCCGTCGGACTCGGTGGCCCCCTCGACCGCGAGCAGTGGCAGAGCTGGATCTCGGTCGACGACGTCGTGTCGGTGTACGCGCACGCGGTGCTCACCGACGACCTCGCCGGGCCGCTCAACGCCGTCGGGCCTGAGCCGGTGCGGGGCGCGGAGTACGCGCGCACGCTCGGGAAAGTGCTGCGCCGCCCGGCGCTGGTGCCCGTGCCGTCGTTCGGGCCGCGGCTGGTGGTGGGCAGCGAGGGGGCGCAGGAGCTGGCGTACGCGAGCCAGCGGGTCTCCAGCGACCGGCTCGAGGCGTCCGGCTACACGTTCCGGCACCGCACGCTCGGGGCGGCGCTGCGGCACGTGCTGCCGTAG
- a CDS encoding TfoX/Sxy family protein — MPKPTEEDKARFRDLVPDDPRVVVKPMFGNLGAFIGGNMFAGLLGSDVGVKLPEADLVAMREKGARGFGPEERPMGGYVTVPDDADARDLLARAAQYVATLPPKAARRPKQPRTPTAATPARAPRNPPTGG; from the coding sequence ATGCCCAAGCCCACCGAGGAGGACAAGGCGCGATTCCGCGACCTCGTCCCGGACGACCCGCGCGTGGTGGTCAAGCCGATGTTCGGCAACCTCGGGGCCTTCATCGGCGGGAACATGTTCGCCGGTCTCCTCGGCTCCGACGTCGGGGTGAAGCTCCCGGAGGCCGATCTGGTGGCGATGCGGGAGAAGGGCGCCCGCGGGTTCGGTCCCGAGGAGCGGCCGATGGGCGGGTACGTCACCGTCCCCGACGACGCCGATGCCCGCGACCTCCTCGCTCGGGCGGCGCAGTACGTGGCCACCCTCCCACCCAAGGCGGCGAGGCGACCGAAGCAGCCGAGGACGCCGACGGCCGCGACCCCAGCGAGGGCCCCGAGGAATCCGCCGACCGGCGGGTGA
- a CDS encoding MFS transporter, protein MRRTIRQLQAVTFLSSFDRMLIAPVLPLVAADLGVSVEVAAGAATAYFVGYGVMQVGWGVVSDRFGRVPTVRVALAVAGVLATASFLVPSFALLVLLRGLTGAALAAVVPGALVYLGDAVDAARRHGPLTDVMRAMALGTALATVVAAVLGDALGWRAALALPGVLALVVVWWTRTMPEPSRVVGGTDRRAFGAVARDGRARALLAVAFVEGGLMLGVLPLLPALLQGRGMSVTLSGVVVAGYGVGVVVFARVVKAVSSRTGPASLMAAGAVMTVASSLVLAADRSGPAVLAAAVLLAGGWAFFHSTLQNWVTETLPRARATMVSLFATALFVGSAAGTAAASAALGAGAMTRYFAAAAVVMAVLGALVVRARARWR, encoded by the coding sequence GTGCGCAGGACCATCCGGCAGCTCCAGGCCGTCACCTTCCTCAGCTCGTTCGACCGGATGCTCATCGCGCCGGTCCTCCCGCTCGTCGCCGCCGACCTCGGCGTCTCCGTCGAGGTGGCGGCGGGCGCCGCGACGGCGTACTTCGTCGGGTACGGGGTCATGCAGGTCGGGTGGGGGGTGGTCTCGGACCGGTTCGGCCGGGTCCCGACCGTGCGCGTGGCCCTCGCGGTCGCCGGGGTGCTCGCCACCGCGTCGTTCCTCGTGCCGTCCTTCGCCCTCCTCGTGCTCCTGCGGGGTCTGACCGGGGCTGCCCTGGCCGCCGTGGTCCCGGGTGCCCTGGTCTACCTCGGTGACGCCGTCGACGCCGCCCGCCGGCACGGCCCGCTGACCGACGTCATGCGCGCCATGGCGCTCGGCACGGCGCTGGCGACGGTGGTGGCCGCGGTGCTCGGCGACGCGCTCGGGTGGCGGGCGGCGCTGGCGCTGCCCGGGGTCCTCGCCCTGGTGGTGGTGTGGTGGACACGGACGATGCCGGAGCCGTCACGCGTGGTGGGCGGGACCGACCGGAGGGCCTTCGGGGCCGTGGCCCGCGACGGCCGTGCCCGCGCCCTCCTCGCCGTCGCGTTCGTCGAGGGCGGGCTCATGCTGGGCGTCCTGCCGCTCCTGCCGGCCCTGCTGCAGGGGAGGGGGATGTCGGTGACGCTCTCCGGCGTGGTGGTCGCCGGCTACGGGGTGGGCGTGGTCGTCTTCGCCCGCGTGGTCAAGGCGGTGAGCTCGCGCACGGGACCGGCCAGCCTCATGGCCGCCGGGGCGGTGATGACGGTGGCGTCGTCACTCGTGCTCGCGGCAGACCGGTCCGGCCCGGCCGTCCTCGCAGCCGCCGTCCTGCTCGCCGGGGGCTGGGCCTTCTTCCACTCGACGCTGCAGAACTGGGTGACCGAGACCCTCCCGCGGGCCCGGGCGACCATGGTGAGCCTCTTCGCCACCGCCCTGTTCGTGGGCAGCGCGGCGGGGACGGCGGCCGCGTCCGCGGCGCTGGGCGCGGGCGCCATGACGCGCTACTTCGCGGCCGCAGCGGTGGTGATGGCGGTGCTGGGCGCCCTCGTCGTGCGGGCGCGCGCGCGGTGGCGGTGA
- a CDS encoding ABC transporter ATP-binding protein gives MASDVVLELKGIEAGYGKAALVLRGLSVEVPRGTVVCLVGPNGAGKSTVLKVASGLLKPRAGSIVLNGKDMTGSGPQTLLRAGLSHVLQGHSVFPEMTVEENVMLGGYTSADRAALSERAGFVKEVFPVVAERWGAAAGLLSGGQQKQVEFARALMVSPDVVLLDEPSMGLDPKRTTTVFEQVARMRDAGVAVLLVEQNARRALEMADIGCVLDLGTVFATGPARELLADPKLSDLYLGGRPAA, from the coding sequence TTGGCGTCTGACGTCGTCCTCGAGCTCAAGGGGATCGAGGCCGGGTACGGCAAGGCCGCCCTCGTGCTGCGGGGGCTGTCCGTCGAGGTCCCGCGCGGCACGGTCGTGTGCCTCGTCGGCCCCAACGGTGCGGGCAAGTCCACCGTGCTCAAGGTCGCCAGCGGGCTGCTCAAGCCCCGCGCGGGATCCATCGTCCTCAACGGCAAGGACATGACCGGCTCCGGGCCGCAGACGCTCCTGCGCGCCGGGCTGTCGCACGTCCTGCAGGGACACAGCGTCTTCCCCGAGATGACGGTGGAGGAGAACGTCATGCTCGGCGGGTACACCTCCGCCGACCGGGCGGCGCTGTCCGAGCGCGCCGGCTTCGTCAAGGAGGTCTTCCCGGTCGTGGCCGAACGGTGGGGCGCCGCCGCGGGCCTGCTCTCGGGCGGGCAGCAGAAGCAGGTGGAGTTCGCCCGCGCGCTCATGGTCAGCCCCGACGTCGTCCTCCTCGACGAGCCGTCGATGGGCCTGGACCCCAAGCGGACGACGACGGTGTTCGAGCAGGTCGCCCGCATGCGTGACGCGGGGGTCGCCGTGCTGCTCGTCGAGCAGAACGCCCGCCGCGCGCTCGAGATGGCCGACATCGGCTGCGTCCTCGACCTCGGCACCGTGTTCGCGACCGGGCCCGCCCGCGAGCTGCTGGCGGACCCGAAGCTGAGCGACCTCTACCTCGGCGGCCGCCCCGCCGCGTGA
- a CDS encoding ABC transporter ATP-binding protein codes for MTTADTAPAGSAVGTTILRTEGLTKSFGGVHAVKDATVTFLDGKINGLIGPNGSGKTTFFNCVTGMIKPDSGRVYLHDKEVTRWAPHKIARAGLGRSFQLCRTFPRMTVLENMLVAVQPHSLADYLGGSHSPETVERARRMLARVGIDHLETAEARDLSYGQQKLLELGSTLMSDPPFVMLDEPAGGVNPSLIERIAVLIRELNAEGTTFLIVEHNMELIMKLCDHIVVFDRGAPIATGTPDLIQSDPRVLEAYLGV; via the coding sequence ATGACCACCGCCGACACCGCCCCCGCAGGCTCCGCCGTCGGCACGACGATCCTGCGCACCGAGGGGCTGACGAAGTCCTTCGGCGGGGTCCACGCCGTCAAGGACGCCACGGTGACCTTCCTCGACGGCAAGATCAACGGCCTCATCGGGCCCAACGGCTCGGGCAAGACGACCTTCTTCAACTGCGTGACCGGGATGATCAAGCCCGACTCCGGTCGGGTCTACCTCCACGACAAGGAGGTCACCCGCTGGGCGCCGCACAAGATCGCCCGCGCCGGGCTCGGGCGGAGCTTCCAGCTGTGCCGGACCTTCCCGCGGATGACGGTGCTGGAGAACATGCTCGTCGCCGTCCAGCCGCACTCGCTCGCGGACTACCTCGGCGGGAGCCACTCGCCGGAGACGGTCGAGCGGGCCCGGCGGATGCTGGCCCGGGTGGGCATCGACCACCTCGAGACGGCCGAGGCACGCGACCTCTCCTACGGCCAGCAGAAGCTCCTCGAGCTGGGTTCGACCCTCATGTCCGACCCGCCGTTCGTCATGCTCGACGAGCCCGCCGGCGGGGTGAACCCCTCGCTCATCGAGCGGATCGCCGTCCTCATCCGCGAGCTCAACGCGGAGGGCACCACCTTCCTCATCGTCGAGCACAACATGGAGCTCATCATGAAGCTGTGCGACCACATCGTGGTCTTCGACCGTGGCGCGCCGATCGCCACCGGGACGCCGGACCTCATCCAGTCCGACCCGCGAGTGCTGGAGGCCTACCTTGGCGTCTGA
- a CDS encoding branched-chain amino acid ABC transporter permease, with protein sequence MLSVSDRRQAGAGDGERPGRAGLASRVGLAGPAARGGRPARAGRDRRRDLLVIAVVVAVLSLWPFVAPNPYMLSAGVIVLNYAVFATGWNLMGGFTGYISLGHTAFFGLGAYGTALLVVNTGMPSFVALVVAAIGTLVVAIPVGFAALRVRGASFVIVTIALVLVLQLVFQSWHTVTGGSNGLVVPRPFPDLLRPEHHRAFYFIFLGLLALALVLWALVNHSRFGAGLKAVREDEDKAESLGIPTATLKLVAFTLSALVVALAGGLYGLWFGDLDPIFQFDVVLSAQIVLMALLGGTRFLFGPLLGAVVIGVALEYFVLNYGQTQLHLVATGLLLAIVVLFLPDGVLTGAQQLVGRFRPQATSIRELSAEQLRDEQTATAAGGPPVTATGGPPATSAAEPTARHAAPAAPTDEQEGPR encoded by the coding sequence TTGCTCAGCGTTTCTGACCGCCGCCAGGCGGGCGCCGGTGACGGCGAGAGGCCCGGCCGCGCCGGCCTCGCCTCACGCGTCGGCCTCGCCGGTCCCGCCGCCCGGGGCGGGCGACCCGCGCGCGCCGGCCGCGACCGACGGCGGGACCTGCTCGTGATCGCCGTCGTCGTGGCGGTCCTGTCCCTGTGGCCCTTCGTCGCGCCGAACCCGTACATGCTCAGCGCGGGCGTCATCGTGCTCAACTACGCGGTCTTCGCGACGGGCTGGAACCTCATGGGCGGGTTCACCGGGTACATCTCGCTGGGCCACACGGCGTTCTTCGGCCTGGGGGCGTACGGGACGGCCCTGCTCGTGGTCAACACCGGGATGCCGAGCTTCGTGGCGCTGGTCGTCGCGGCGATCGGGACCCTCGTCGTCGCGATCCCGGTCGGCTTCGCCGCCCTGCGGGTGCGGGGCGCCTCGTTCGTCATCGTGACGATCGCGCTCGTGCTCGTGCTCCAGCTCGTGTTCCAGAGCTGGCACACCGTCACCGGTGGCTCGAACGGGCTGGTGGTCCCGCGCCCGTTCCCGGACCTGCTGCGCCCCGAGCACCACCGGGCGTTCTACTTCATCTTCCTCGGCCTGCTCGCCCTCGCGCTGGTCCTCTGGGCGCTCGTCAACCACTCCCGGTTCGGCGCCGGGCTCAAGGCCGTGCGCGAGGACGAGGACAAGGCCGAGTCCCTCGGCATCCCCACCGCCACGCTCAAGCTCGTCGCGTTCACCCTCTCCGCGCTGGTCGTGGCGCTGGCGGGCGGGCTGTACGGGCTGTGGTTCGGTGACCTCGACCCGATCTTCCAGTTCGACGTCGTGCTCAGCGCGCAGATCGTGCTCATGGCCCTCCTCGGCGGCACCCGGTTCCTCTTCGGCCCGCTGCTGGGCGCCGTCGTCATCGGCGTCGCGCTGGAGTACTTCGTCCTCAACTACGGCCAGACGCAGCTCCACCTCGTGGCCACCGGCCTGCTGCTCGCGATCGTCGTGCTGTTCCTGCCCGACGGCGTCCTCACCGGCGCCCAGCAGCTCGTGGGGCGGTTCCGGCCCCAGGCCACCTCGATCCGCGAGCTCTCCGCCGAGCAGCTGCGGGACGAGCAGACGGCGACGGCGGCCGGCGGGCCCCCGGTGACCGCGACGGGCGGGCCCCCGGCGACCTCGGCGGCAGAGCCGACCGCTAGGCACGCGGCCCCGGCCGCCCCCACGGACGAGCAGGAGGGCCCCCGATGA
- a CDS encoding branched-chain amino acid ABC transporter permease — protein sequence MVSGSLLFQSLILGLLLGGLYALLAAGLTLYFGIMRVVMLAHSAFIILAAYIAWWFSTATGLDPMLSLLATVPAFFAIGYLMQRFLLSRLRPATMTMMSVLLTFAIALIIEGLLGMVFSGTQRRINLPYGASSIELLTARIPVVQVISFALAGVSLLALFAVLKYTRFGRALRATIQHPQAAQLVGIDTNRTAGFGFGLGLATAAVGGAALSLQATIYPSLHWHWIGPLMAIIVVGGLGSIPGAAIAALLLGVLRVMLELPLGPTWAQTIFYLALFATLMVRPQGFFGGRLAQRF from the coding sequence GTGGTCTCAGGCAGCCTGCTCTTCCAGAGCCTGATCCTGGGCCTGCTGCTGGGAGGGCTCTACGCCCTCCTGGCAGCGGGTCTGACCCTGTACTTCGGCATCATGCGGGTGGTGATGCTCGCGCACTCGGCGTTCATCATCCTCGCGGCCTACATCGCGTGGTGGTTCTCCACCGCCACCGGGCTGGACCCGATGCTCTCGCTGCTGGCCACCGTGCCGGCGTTCTTCGCCATCGGCTACCTCATGCAGCGCTTCCTGCTGTCCCGGCTGCGGCCGGCGACGATGACGATGATGTCGGTGCTCCTCACCTTCGCCATCGCGCTGATCATCGAGGGCCTGCTCGGCATGGTCTTCTCCGGCACCCAGCGCCGGATCAACCTGCCGTACGGGGCCTCGAGCATCGAGCTCCTCACCGCCCGCATCCCCGTGGTGCAGGTGATCTCCTTCGCCCTGGCGGGGGTGAGCCTCCTCGCGCTGTTCGCGGTGCTCAAGTACACCCGCTTCGGCCGGGCGCTCCGCGCGACCATCCAGCACCCGCAGGCCGCGCAGCTCGTGGGCATCGACACCAACCGGACCGCCGGCTTCGGCTTCGGTCTCGGCCTGGCCACGGCCGCCGTCGGTGGCGCCGCGCTGTCCCTCCAGGCGACGATCTACCCCTCGCTGCACTGGCACTGGATCGGTCCGCTCATGGCGATCATCGTCGTCGGCGGTCTCGGCTCGATCCCCGGCGCCGCGATCGCCGCGCTCCTGCTCGGCGTGCTGCGCGTGATGCTCGAGCTGCCCCTGGGCCCCACGTGGGCGCAGACCATCTTCTACCTCGCCCTGTTCGCCACGCTCATGGTGCGGCCGCAGGGGTTCTTCGGAGGCCGTCTTGCTCAGCGTTTCTGA
- a CDS encoding amino acid ABC transporter substrate-binding protein: MSTRKLTAITAATAGALLLASCGGDTGGGTGDATGGAEGGDDPIVIGISLPLTGDFAEPGKGVQRGYETWAKVINDGGGLLGRQVELKILDDASDAARVVADYESLIAQDEVDLVMGPFSTRLVVPASRVADEYGMLFVEPAAAAAEVFENGFENIFYAAPAIAPDHYNYLLDFIEAMPEDERPQTAAVAAMDDPFAQGTAYGLRDGLAELGVEIVVDEVYPPNATDMSAVAAQIADADPDVVIGGTQYQDAVNMILALQQLDYQPRMAAFSTAPTNPEFVEAIGGAVDGILSPTGYTVEATFPSNEEFVAANEELHGAEPGEDEANAYTAGQVVAAAVEAVGCAEQGDCQQDLIDWLHENEVDTVVGTLGWDEAGRPNGAHLIQQYVDGEIAIVLPADVAEAELIYPKPEW; the protein is encoded by the coding sequence ATGTCGACAAGGAAGTTGACCGCCATCACCGCCGCGACCGCCGGTGCCCTGCTGCTCGCCTCGTGCGGCGGGGACACCGGTGGCGGGACCGGGGACGCCACCGGGGGCGCCGAGGGTGGGGACGACCCCATCGTCATCGGCATCTCGCTGCCGCTCACCGGTGACTTCGCCGAGCCGGGCAAGGGCGTCCAGCGCGGGTACGAGACCTGGGCCAAGGTCATCAACGACGGCGGCGGGCTGCTCGGCCGCCAGGTCGAGCTGAAGATCCTCGACGACGCCTCCGACGCCGCGCGCGTCGTGGCCGACTACGAGTCGCTCATCGCCCAGGACGAGGTCGACCTGGTCATGGGCCCGTTCTCCACCCGCCTCGTGGTGCCCGCGTCCCGCGTCGCCGACGAGTACGGGATGCTCTTCGTCGAGCCCGCGGCGGCCGCCGCGGAGGTCTTCGAGAACGGCTTCGAGAACATCTTCTACGCGGCCCCGGCCATCGCCCCGGACCACTACAACTACCTCCTCGACTTCATCGAGGCCATGCCCGAGGACGAGCGCCCGCAGACCGCGGCCGTCGCGGCCATGGACGACCCGTTCGCGCAGGGCACCGCCTACGGCCTGCGTGACGGGCTCGCCGAGCTCGGCGTCGAGATCGTCGTCGACGAGGTCTACCCGCCGAACGCGACCGACATGAGCGCCGTCGCCGCCCAGATCGCCGACGCCGACCCCGACGTCGTCATCGGCGGCACCCAGTACCAGGACGCCGTCAACATGATCCTGGCGCTGCAGCAGCTCGACTACCAGCCGCGCATGGCGGCCTTCTCCACCGCCCCGACCAACCCCGAGTTCGTCGAGGCGATCGGCGGCGCGGTGGACGGCATCCTCTCGCCCACCGGGTACACCGTCGAGGCCACCTTCCCCTCCAACGAGGAGTTCGTCGCGGCGAACGAGGAGCTCCACGGCGCCGAGCCCGGCGAGGACGAGGCGAACGCCTACACCGCCGGGCAGGTCGTCGCGGCCGCCGTCGAGGCGGTCGGGTGCGCGGAGCAGGGCGACTGCCAGCAGGATCTCATCGACTGGCTCCACGAGAACGAGGTGGACACCGTCGTCGGCACCCTGGGCTGGGACGAGGCCGGCCGGCCCAACGGCGCGCACCTCATCCAGCAGTACGTCGACGGTGAGATCGCCATCGTCCTCCCCGCCGACGTCGCCGAGGCCGAGCTCATCTACCCGAAGCCGGAGTGGTGA